Proteins encoded within one genomic window of Thunnus albacares chromosome 13, fThuAlb1.1, whole genome shotgun sequence:
- the LOC122995742 gene encoding transcriptional regulatory protein AlgP-like: protein MRVTLPVLTLCLLGAVALSTGAPNVQPRTAAPMPRANVTHDATATATPEGTATAKPDATATAKPDATAKPEVTATAKPDATATAKPDATATAKPDATATAKPDATATAKPNATATAKPDATATAKPNATATAKPETTATVKPETTATVKPETTATVKPDTESTHEPEPEPSDELSPGAIAGITIGSLAGVAAVGGGVFGALKFTGRI, encoded by the exons ATGCGAGTGACTCTTCCTGTACTGACTCTTTGTCTACTTGGCGCag TAGCTCTGAGTACTGGCGCCCCCAATGTCCAACCCCGAACTGCGGCACCCATGCCACGCGCTAATGTCACACACGACGCAACTGCAACTGCCACACCCGAGGGAACCGCAACTGCCAAACCCGACGCAACTGCAACTGCCAAACCCGACGCAACTGCCAAACCCGAGGTAACTGCAACTGCCAAACCCGACGCAACTGCAACTGCCAAACCCGACGCAACTGCAACTGCCAAACCCGACGCAACTGCAACTGCCAAACCTGACGCAACTGCAACTGCCAAACCCAACGCAACTGCAACTGCCAAACCCGACGCAACTGCAACTGCCAAACCCAACGCAACTGCAACAGCCAAACCCGAGACAACCGCAACAGTCAAACCCGAGACAACCGCAACAGTCAAACCCGAGACAACCGCAACAGTCAAACCTGACACGGAATCTACCCATGAGCCTGAGCCAGAACCATCAGACGAGCTTTCACCTGGGGCCATTGCCGGTATTACCATCGGCTCTCTCGCTGGGGTGGCTGCTGTAG gTGGTGGTGTCTTTGGTGCACTGAAGTTCACTGGGAGGATCTGA